From the Edaphobacter bradus genome, the window AAGAACTGGCCGTTGCCGAGCCGGTCGACTAAGCGTCGGCGTATCGCGCAAGAACACAGTACCCTCCATTGCGAAAAGAGCAGAATCTTTCACCTTGACAAGTGTTTGGACATGGCCTTAGCTTTTCTGCTGCTTTAGACCCCACGTAGCTCTGTTGACGTTGACATCCTTGCAGTGCCTCCGGTGTGTCACTCCGAGCGAGAGATACAGCAGCGTAGAGGTCTGCGATCCAGTAGCTGATTCCTTCACGGCCCATCGGTCCCTTGAACACGGTCGATTTAGGCACACAGCGACCTGGCTGTTGCCCAATCGCGCGAGAGGTGTCTTATGCACTTCCGCGCCGCATTCCTTGGCGTATTTCTCACCCTAAGCAAGGAGCGTTGCGTATGAATCGGTATTTCATGTCGAAGGTACCTATTGCTATGGTGGTTCTGCTGCTGACGTGCTCAGCTTGGGCACAGTCGGTGACGACAACTGTGATTGCCACCGGCCTGAACCGGCCAAGAGGTCTCAAGTTCGGCCCCGATGGTGCCCTCTACGTGGCTGAAGCCGGAACTGGTGGTCCCAACGGGCCGTTCAACTGCCAACAGGTTCCCGCACCGGTTGGACCAACTCACGGCGGTCCAACTGCCCGCATTTCAAAGATCACCGGCATCAATCAGAGAACCACCGTGGTCGATGGATTGCCTTCCGGAATAAACAGCCTACACCCACCTGGCGTTCTCGGAGTGGCGGACGTAGCTTTCATCGGCGATACGCTTTTCGCACTGCTTGTTGGTGGTGGCTGTTCGCACGGAAATCCTGCAACCCCAAATGGCGTAATCAAAGTTGATGTCGATCACGGCACTTTTAGCTACGTTGCAAACTTGTCGGCATTTGAAATGGCAACCCCGATCGCGAACCCAGGTCCATCTCTTGACGATTTCGAACCTGATGGAACTTGGTATGGCATGGTGGCCGTCCGAGGCCAACTCTACGCCACAGAGCCAAATCACCAGTGGATTGTTCGCATTTCCCCGGACACCGGTGAGATCCAACTCCTCGCGGATATCTCGGGAAGCAGCCAGGATTGGGTCGGACCAACCGGGATCACGTATAAGGGCAACTTCTTCTTCGGCAACCTGGCGACGTTCCCTATTCATCCCGGGAGTGCGAATGTCTTTAAACTGACGCCCAGTGGCAATTTCAAAACATGGGCGGAGGGTCTCACGACTGTAGTTGGGCTTGCCTTTGACAGTCGCGACAGGCTCTACGTGCTTGAGTTGTCGGATGCACCTGGTAATCCGACACCCGGCGCCGGCAAACTCGTTCGCATCAGCCCATCAGGCCAGGCGGAAGATATAAAAACCGGACTGGTACTTCCTACTGCAATGACTATCGGCCCAGACGATGCAATTTACATATCGAATTTTGGCGCTGCGGCGCCTGGACTTGGTCAAATCCTTCGAGTGGAGGTCAAAGATTGAACCGTCCACCAGCAGGCCGGCGGGCCCACGGCCGGGTCCCCGGCCAGCTAGCTGGGGTTGGAAGGCGCCAACCGGCCGCAAAGCGGCCCACCATCCTGCCGGAGGCCGGAGCGAAGCCCGAAAGGGCGAAGCGACTTCGCAGGATGCCCCGCCAAGCCCTCAACAATGCAATCGCTTAAAAACTCAGCAAAATCGCGTGTCAAGCCCCAAAACCACCTAACCCATTCAAAATAAACCCTATAACATTGGCAATCTAGTTCCGGTCAATCTGCTACGCTTAAAGCAGCACAGAAGAAATGGCCTCGCTAACCCAGCCGAGGCCATTTTCTTTGCCTCTTCACTTCGAATAAATCATTTATCTACAATACTTTACAGATAACTACCTTAGAAAGAATACTTTGCAAAGCCGGTCCGGACTTAAGTCTAATTTTATGAATATTTTGTACAAAAGGAGGGGGAGGGGGGAGGTTACCCGTATCTTCGGTTGAACACCCGGCATCATTCGGTTAGGTTCAAGGAGGGGAGGCGTATGGACAACACAAAGAAGGCGGCCATAGGCGGGACGCTGCTGCTGCTGGCAGTCGTCGGCGTACGTATCGGAATGATCTACCGGGAGCGAAACGCTCCTGCGGCCCCGACGGCGGCGCCCGCGCCGGCGAAGATCGCCGAAGACGACCTGGTCTTCCTCAAGAAGAAGCGACCCTCGACACCAGCCGACCTGAAGGAGCTCGTCGGAACCACGCTCTGGGTCTCCGCCGGCGGCCAAATGGACTACTACCCTTACGCCGCGCACCACGCCGACTACGGCAAGTCCCAGGGTACGCTGCTTGGCGCTGAACCTCTCCTCGTGAAGCAGTACTTCGAGCAGGTCGCGCCGAAGTCTTCGCGGTCACGAATCCCAAGCGGCGACCGGCAAGTGCTTCTCGCCTTCACCAAACCGAAGTCCGACGATCCGGCGAAGGAGTACGCCGTGCCCGTGGGATACCACGACGCCAACGGATACACCTTCTACACCGACGAGATCTTCTTCTACGACGACCCGCACGAACTCTACAAGCACTGGGGACCGGACGTCTGGAAGGCGATCGACTCGCACCAGGTCATCCTGGGCATGAGCGAGCGCGAGGTGCAGATGGCGCTTGGCCAGGTCAGCAGGAGCCTCAGCAACGACTACGGCAACCGCCTCGTCGTCTACGACAACCTCGGCAAGCCCCTGGCGGTCACCTTCGTCAAGAACAAAGTGACCTCGTTCCGTGCGGACTCCCAGTAAACGCCGATGGAGCCAGTCACTCACTTACTCACCGGAGCCGTGCTGGCGCGCACAGGCTTCAACCGCAAGGCAGCCTACGCCACGCTGGCGATGACGCTCGCCGCCGAGGCTCCGGACCTCGATGTGCTCTGGGGATTCAAAGGGCCCGTCGCGGCGTTAGAGCATCATCGCGGCTGGACCCACGCGCTCATCGGCCTGCCCTTCGAGGCAGCCATCGTCGTCGGAGCCATCTGGCTCGTGCATCGGTGGCGTCGAAGCAGCAAGTCCGAGACAAAGGCGCCCGTGCGATGGGGACTGCTCTATTCCTTCTCGCTGATCGCTCTGCTGAGCCACCTGCTGCTCGACTGGACGAACAACTATGGCCTGCGCCCGTTTTTCCCCTTCGATCCTCGCTGGTTTGCAGGCTCGTTCGTCTTCCTCTTCGAGCCGGTGATGTTTCTGTTGCTGCTGATGGCGCTGCTCGCGCCGCCGCTCTTCGGTCTGGTGAGCAGCGAGGTCGGCGCGCGCCGCCAGCCCTTCGGTGGACGAGGCTGGGCCTTCACCGCGCTTGCAGGAATCGTGCTGCTTTGGGGCCTTCGAGCCTATGAGCGGCAACAGGCGATGGCTCTGGCGAAGAGCTTCGACTACGGCGCGCCGGTCATGCGCGTTTGGGCCGACCCTTATCCGGTCAATCCCTTCCGCTGGCAGACCATCGCCGAGACGGCGACGACCTACCACATCGCCGCCGTCGATACGCTCTCGGGCAACGTCACCTCAAGCTCGCAGGCCGACGTCTTCTACAAGCCGCCTACGACGCTCGCCACGCTCGTGGCCAAGCGAAGCTGGCTCGGCCAGGTCTACCTCGACTGGTCCAAGCCGTTCACGCTGGTGACCGACACCGGCGTGAACGCTGACGGCCTGACAGTAGTCACCTTCCGCAATCTGCGCTTCGTCAATGACACACCGCTGATCGCAGGCAGCGAAAGAACACCGTTGACGGGCTCCGTCTACATCAACGAAGACCGCCGCCTGGACCACATGGAGATGGACGGACACGTGCAGCACTAACGATGCTGCGCAGACCAATTGACTTCCGCCCCGCCCATGATCGTGCGTCCCTGTAACGGAACGCCGGGAATCTCCTGATAACTCGTGTTGCTGAGATTGAGCAGGCGCAGATAAGGGCGAACGCGGCCGGAGTTGCGCGCGAGCGCCACATCCCAGAGCGCGTAAGGCGACTGAGTCGTCTTCTGAATGACAGCGAGCTGCGTGCGCGCTGAGATCTGCGCCGGAAGGTCCGCACTCCAGGCAAGCAGTGCGCTCTGCGCGGCGTAGTTGAAGGCGTACTCCGAGATCAGCCCATGCGGAGGGGAGGTCGCCTGCACCGCGGTGTAGCTCAACTGCAGTCGCTGCGAGCGAGGCAGATGGACGCGAAGGTCGGCCTCGGCTCCGTTGTAAGCGAAGTTGGCGACGTTGGTCGCCTGCCACGGCCTGGAAAGATCGAACTTCGAGTAGTCGATGCCGTTCTTCTGGTGAAGGCTGAATCCGGTTGCCGTAAGGGTAAACGGGGCGCGCGACGGGCTCCAGTCGATGCCGCCCTCGTAGCTCCACGAAGACTCGGGTTTGAGATTGGGATTTCCGATCGTGGTCGGATCCGAGTAGTAGAGATCGAGGTAGGTAGGAAGCCGATAGCCGTGTCCCACAGACGCCCGCGCGCGAAGCGTTGAAGTCATAGCATAGGCCGCAGCAATCGACGGCGAGAAGACAGAGTCGCCGCCCGAAAACACCTGCTCCCTCGCGCCGATCGATAGCGAGAGCCGGCCCAGAGAACGCAGCGAGAGGTTGGCGTATCCTGCTCCCTGATTGCGCGCGTGCACGCCGAGATTGGTGCTGTGGATAGAGTCGCCAGTGGCCTCGAGCCCGTAAGAGAGCGTCGTGTTCGCGCCAAACGAGTCCGCGCGGCGCGCCGCCGACTGCCACGCGCCGGTGATGTGGTTGTTGCGATAGTAGTCCGGGTTGTCTTGCAGCAGCACAAAGAGGTCCGTGTGACGCCGATACGCAAACGACGCCGACGTGCGCTCGCCGAGCTGCTGCTGGATCGCCGCAAACCATCCCTTCGTGCGCTCCCACGAGTCGTACGGGCCATAGAACTGATTGGCTCCATAGGGCCGGTCGCTTGCAGCGAGGAGAACGTCGGTCGTATTTTTGCCGAAGAGCGTGAACCAGCTCTCCGATGCAGCGGCGTTGCTGGAGTAGTTGCGGTCCGCCATGAAGCCGTCAGAGGTATCGCGGCCTGCCGTGAGTTCCTCCGCGAAGCCCGCACTGGAGTAGTCTGCGCGGAGATGCTGCTCCAGCGAGCCGTAGTTCCCTGCTCCAGAGCGCGCAACGATGCTCATATGGTCCGGCCGGGCCGTGAGGAAGTTGACCGCGCCGCCGATCGCGTCCGAGCCGTAGAACGTCGAACCAGAGCCATGCAGCACCTCGATACGCGACACCGCATCGAGCGGCACGGGGATGTCGAGGTTGAGATGGCCTGTCTCCGGATCGTCCACGCGAAGCCCGTCGACGAGAATCAGCGACTGCTCGAAGGTTGTGCCGCGAATCGAGAGATCGGCTTGCACACCAAGCGGAGCGCGCGCCTGTACGTTGAGTGAGGTGTCCTGCCGCAGAAAATCGACTACTCCGGGAACGAGCAGCGGCTGCTCGCGAGTCTCGATCGTCTGGACAGCGCGATTCGACTCCGAAAGCGGAATCGGAGGGATGGAGGTCGTCACCTCAACCGACTGCTGAACGGGAGCTGGGGCGGGATGAGAGCCCTGCTGCGCGGCTGCGATGGCGGCGCACAGAAATAAAGAGGAAATGTACAGTTTCGTCACGTAAAAATGATGAAGCCTGGAACCGTGCTTGCGAAGCTAGTTTTGTCTGATTGTAAGTAGTTGAATAAGTCAATTATAGAATCATCCTATGCGGATTGAATTTTTTCTGCGGCAGAGCCCTGTGTTTCAGATCAGCCGGGCGGCTCGACGGATGGAGGCATCTCTCAATGCCATCCTTCGTCAGGAGGAACTGACGTTCTTCGAGTCATTGACGTTGGCGGCAATCTTTTTTGAACAGACGGGAGAGATCAAGCCCTCGAATCTGGCGGAGACGTTCCAGACAACACGCGGCAATGTGAGTCACTGCATCTCGTCCCTTGAAGCGAAGGGACTGGTCAAAAGAAAGATTGACCCGGACGACGCTAGGGCGCTCAAGCTTGTGCTCTCATCCACTGGAAGGAAGCGAGCTGTGAGGGTCGCGGGGATTCTGGACCGTATGCAGTCGCGACTCGAGGAGGCGATCGGCGAGGTAAAGCTAGAAGAAATGCTGGCTAGAATGTCTGCTGTTGAGGAACACTGCTCGCGGCTCGCAGTCGCGGCGAGAGGCAAGGATTAGCCCCAGTTGCGGTAGACAACACGGCCCTCGCAGATCGTGGCGCGCACGCGGCCTAGCATCCCGGCTCCGTCGAAGGGTGTGTTTCTCGACTTCGACCGCGTAGCCTTCGCATCGAACACCCACTCCGCGCCGGCATCGAAGATCACGACATCTCCGAAGTGGCCCAGCCCCAGCGTGCCGCGGCCGGCCAGCCCGAGAGTCGAGGCCGGCGCAGCGCTCATCAGCGCCATGATGCGAGTGAGGGAGAGGCCGTGCTCGCGATGCAGCACGCGCAGCGCGAGGCCCAGCGCGGTCTCAAGCCCCGTAATGCCGTTCGGTGCGCGCTCGAACTCCTGCTCCTTCTCGTGGGAGGCGTGCGGAGCGTGGTCCGTCGCGATGCAATCGACTGTCCCATCGACAAGCCCCGCAATCATGGCGAGGCGATCGCCTTCGGCACGCAGCGGAGGATTCATCTTCGCGTTGGTGTTGTAGTCGCCCACTGCTTCGTCCGTAAGAGTGAAGTGATGCGGCGTCACCTCACAGGTCACATGCAGGCCCTCACTCTTGGCCTCGCGGATCAGTTCCAGAGCGCGCGCCGTCGAGACGTGCTGCACATGGAGATGCGGCCGCAGCCCTTCGGTGCGCTCAATCTGGCGCAGCAGTTCAATGTCGCGCTCGACGATGCGTGACTCGGCTCCAACCGTCATGCCGCGCAGCCCGAGCCGGAAGGCCACCGTGCCTGCGTTCATGCTGCATCCGCCTGTCAGCCGCGTATCCTCGGCGTGCTGCGAGACTGGGACCTCGGCTCGCGCAGCCGCGATCAGCGCGGCACGCATCACCTGGTCTTCGAGGACCGGCTTGCCGTCGTCGGTGAAGCCCACGGCCCCGGCCTTGCGCAGCGCTTCGAAATCCGTCAGCTCGACTCCCATGCTGCCTTGCGTCGCCGCCGGCATTGCAAACAGCCTGACGTGAGCTCCGCGCGCGCCGTCGAGCATCCACTCAAGCCCTGCGACGGAGTCGTTCACTGGCGTAGTGTTCGGCATCGCCACAACGCTAGTGAAGCCGCCCGCGGCCGCCGCCAGCGTTCCCGTCGCGATCGTCTCCTTGTACGTCTGCCCCGGTTCGCGCAGGTGGACGTGCACGTCGATGAGTCCAGGAGCCACAATCATTCCAGCGGCATCGATGGTCTCGGCCTCGACGCCATCAAGCGTTCCCGGCGGTTCCACTGCTGCCACGCGTCCCTCGCGCAGCAGCAGATCACGCGGCGCGTCCACGCCATTGGCGGGATCGATTAGTCGACCATTGCGAATCAGCAGATTGCTCATGCCACCCTGCCTAGAAAGCCGCCAGCGCCCAGAGCGCGCACCAGCAGCGCTGAACGAACCGCGAGCCCATGGCTCACCTGCTGCTCAATCGCCGACTGCGCTCCATCGGCGACCTCGCCCGTAATCTCAAGTCCGCGGATCATCGGCCCCGGATGCATCACCAGAGCCTGCGGTGCGCTGGCTGCCAGCCGATCCTCGTTGAGCTGGTAGCGCGAGATATAGTCCGCGAGATCGAGCTCAAGCCCCGCCAGCCGCTCACGCTGAATCCGCAGCATCATCGCGACGGCACGGCCGTTGGTGCCGGCTCGGCGCAACGCAGCATCGAAGTCCCGCTCGATCTCGACTCCTTCGCCAAGTCCCAGCGCCTCCTTCGGCAGCAGCTTCTCCGGGCCGCACAGAATCACCTTCGCGCCCAGCCGGGGCAGTAGCATCGCATTCGAGCGCGCCACGCGGCTATGCAGAATGTCTCCCGTAATCACAACCGTCACTCCTGCCAGAGTCCTCTCATGCACGGTCGTCGCATTGAGCCCCAACCGCGTAAGTATCGCTCGCAGATCGAGCAGGGCCTGTGAAGGATGCTCGTGCATGCCGTCGCCTGCGTTCAGCACCGGCAACCCTGTCATCCTTGCCAGCAGCGACGGCGCTCCAGAGGACGCATGACGCAGGATGATGCACTCCGCTCCCAGGGCCCGCAGTGTCAGCCCTGTGTCCTTCAAGCTCTCGCCTTTTTCGATTGACGAAGACTTGTCGCTCACCAGCGTCGTCGTCGCGCCCAGCGACTTTGCAGCCAGTTCAAACGATGTCCTCGTCCGGGTACTCGACTCGTAGAACAAGAGCGCAATCGTGTGTCCCTCGAGCATCCGGACGCGGTCTGCGTGGGCCGTCTGCTCGATCCTCGCTGTCTCGCCCAACACCGCCGAGACCTCAGCCACCGACAGGTCGGCCACGCTGATCAGAGAGCCCTGCGCGTATCCCGGTCTTCCGCTCATCGGCTCGTCCGTCAATCTACTCGCTCGACCAGCAGAACCTGCTCCTGCCCATCTATCTCGTTGAGCTTCACCTCGATGATCTCGCGGCTCGAGGTCGGGATTGACCGGCCCACAAAGGTGGCCTCAATCGGAAGCTCCCTGTGGCCGCGATCGATCAGCACCAGCAGCTGCACGCTCTTCGGGCGGCCGTGGTCGAACAGCGCATCCAGCGCCGCGCGGATCGTCCTGCCGGTGTAGAGCACATCGTCCATGAGGATGATGTCGCGCCCATTCACATCGAACCCAATCGCGCCCGGAACCACTTTGGGGCGCGGCCCTTCGGTCGAGAGGTCGTCGCGGTAGAAGCTGATGTCGAGCACGCCTGTATCCACGGGATGCCGCTCGATCTTCTCAATCATCGTTGCGAGCCGCTGCGCCAGCGGAACGCCGCGCCGCTTGATGCCGACCAGCCCCAGGTTGGTGCCGCCATTGTTCTTCTCTACGATCTCGTGCGCCAGTCGCACCAGCGTGCGCTCGATCTCCGACGCCGACATCAGCCGGCCCTTCTCGCGTATCTTTGGCTTCTCGCCTGTCGTCTCTGTGCTCATACCGTTCCGCTAGATGATACCAGCCAATCCGTGGCTCTAGCTTCTGCTCCCGGTGAAGTAGCTGCCTCTGTTCCCCAGCATCCCGCCGACTACTCCACCCAGTGTAGACAGTGCCAGCACAATGCCTGCGCCCATGCCAAATCCCGCCAGCATCATTCCCACCTGAAACTCGGGCAGGTAAAGGTAACCCCACGTCTCCTTCGGCTGAGGATTGGCCGCCGCTGTACGCTCAATCGCCGTGCGGAACTGCTCCGCCATCTGCGCATCGAAGCCCGCCAGATTGTGCAGCCCGTATCGCGCCACCAGCCCCGCGGCTGCCAGCGAAACCGCAAGCCAGCACACGACCACCAGCCCGACCACCAGCCCGATCCGCGCGCCGATGCGGCCGTCCATCCGCGCCTGCGGACGCCTCCTCTGATACAGCCCCAGCGCGATCAGCGACGCGCTGGTCGTCCATAGCAGGCTCAGCATTGAGAACGCCGCAAGGCGCATCGACGCCACGCTCAGCACCGCTGCCACTCCGCCCACCAGAACCGCACAGCGGATCGCCGTCTTCCACTCCACGTCGCGCGGCTTCGGCGGAGGCATCGCGCCGGTCGTATCCACGGCCCCCGACTCCCCCTGCTCCGAACTCAGGAAGTAAAGCTGCTGCGCGCCGCAGTGCGGGCAGAACGAGGAAGCCCCCTGCTGCTCCGGCAGGTCTCCACCGCATCGGTGACAAAATTCTTGCATAAGCTAAAACCTATCCCACTGTGAAACCGGCGGCAAGCTGTGCCCGTAGAGAGAACAAACACAAGGGCTATTCCAGCGCCTCGTTGACGTCGCGGACCAGGTTCCGCAGATAGCTGCGCTTGTTGAGCAGAGCGACCATTCCGTCCCGGGCCGCGGCCTTCCCGGCCTCGTCGCCTGCGTCCAACGTGTGATCCCAGCGCGCCCACAGCCCTTCCAGCTCCGCCTGCGTCTCCACCATCTTTGCGTCGAAGGTGTCTTTGGCCGTCATCAGGTCACGGCGCAGCTCCGGTTCATCCTCGCCCATCTGTTTGGCGGCGCGCATCTCCTGGAGCTGCATGTTGAGCTCAAAGACCTCTTCGAGCAGCTCAGGCGGGACGACCTGCTTCTTCTCCACCCCCGTCGCACGCGCGGCGTCGGTCGCGGCCTTCGACTGCTCCTCCATCTCGATCCCTTCAAGCTTCAGCAGATACTGTGTCCGCAGGATGGGGTCCTTCAGGGTACGGTATGCATCGTTGAGGTGCGAGGACTGCGCCAGCGCGGCCTCCTGCTCGGCCAGCGGCTTGCCGGCGAAGCGGTCGGGATGCAACTTGCGGCTCAGCGTGTAGAACTGCCTTTCGAGCGCGGCGGTGTCGAGCGCGAGCCTCGGCGGGAGAGAGAAGACCTCAAAGTACGTCATCAATCTCTATTGTAGGGAGTTCAGGGTGCTTTTCGAGACTAGGCCGAAAAACTCGATCCGCACCCGCAGCTCTTGGTGGAGTTGGGGTTGATGAAGTTGAAGCCCTGGCGCATCAGCGCCTCTTCAAAGTCGAGCACCATGCCGGCGAGATAGAGGAAGCTCTTGGGGTCAACGAAGAGTCGGATCGGCGCGCCGTTGGTGGGGTCACCCGCCGTCTGGACTCCAGCACCGAAGACAAATACGCGGTCGCGCTCGCGAGGCTGCGAGTCGAAGCGAATTGAATAGCTCAACCCGGAGCAGCCGCCGCCCTGGATGCCTACGCGCAGCCCGCCTTGCTCCGGCGAGACGCCCTCCTTGGCCATGGCGATGCGGATGCGCTTCAGCGCCTTTTCGGTGATCTCGATGGCTGCCTTGGCGCGGGGCTGCCGGCCCTCGGCGGTCAACAGGGTCATCCCGGCGAGAGGATTCTTCTCCGGCTGCGCAGCCTGGTTCCGGCTGGCCTCCATCTCCGCCGCGGTTTGTAGTGTCACCATCGCCATATCGTTTGTTCCTAAAGCAAGACGGTAGGGCGCGGTCGTCCCGCACCGCTACCGTCTGGATGTTTCGTCGAGCTTAGTGGGCCGCTGCAGTTGCGGTTGCCGCCTCGACGACGTTGTTCTTCTTCTTCCAATCGCCGATCGCCGCGCGGATCGCATCCTCAGCCAGCACCGAGCAATGAATCTTTACCGGAGGAAGCGACAGCTCCTTCACGATGTCGGTGTTCGAGATCGCCAGCGCCTCATCGACCGTCTTGCCCTTCACCCACTCGGTCGCGAGCGAGCTGGAGGCGATGGCCGAGCCGCAGCCGAAGGTCTTGAACTTCGCGTCCTCGATCACCTGAGTCTCGGGGTTCACCTTGATCTGCAGGCGCATGACGTCGCCGCACTCGGGGGCGCCGACCAAGCCGGTACCAACCTCAGTCGCGCTCTTGTCCAGCGTGCCGACGTTACGGGGGTGATTGTAGTGGTCTACGACCTTGTCGCTATATGACATGATGTGATCCTCGCTTAGTTAGATGATAACTCGGACTGTTTTGGTGCGCCATAGCCTCCCCTTCCAAAAAAATTCTGGCCCTTTTGTTTCCAACAACTCCCGGGAATGCTTCCTTACAGCCCGCCCCTCCAAACCCTCTGCCCGGCGTCCCATCCCGGGCGTCCCTATCCAGGAGACCGCCTTGTAACCCCGCCCATCCACCCCTGGCACCTCTGCAGCCGCCTTCCTCGCCTCCCAGGCCTTCTTCCTCAACGGCGGCCAGCCACTCTATGTCTCCCGCGTAACACCCTCCAGCGGAAGCACTTCCGCCCCCACCCCCGACCACTACGCCTGCGCCCTCATCGCCATTACTTCGTGCCCTCCTCTACCTCCGGCCCATACGTCGGGAACGGCAGCGGCTCATTGCTCGTCGGCATCCCGCGAAGCGTCGTCAGATCGGCCTGCAGCGCCTGCCATTCCTTGTCGTGCTTCTTTGTCGCGAACTCCACGTTCATATCTGCGTAGTACGCCAGAATGTCCTCTTTGATCCCGGGAGGAATCGGCTGCGTAGGCTTTGCCGCCAGCACGTGCACCAGCTTGCGGTACGTCTCATCCGTCAGCGGATATCCGCCCGGCTTCACCACCGCGCCCGTATCCAGGTCGCGATTGCGAAGCGGATGCCGCGGATCGCCGCTCCCCGGAACCACCGCCTGAGAGGCCCCGGGCTTCGCCGGCAGTGGATCCGAAGGTGGAGGCTGCGAGTGCGTATCCGTCGCCGCCGCCTGCTTCGCTCCCTCCCCAGTAGCCGGTGGAGGCGTAAACCGTCGCAGCGTCGCGTTCAATAGGTCCGTCGACTGCAGTAGCGAGTGCACATACTCTTGGTCCGTACCCACCGTCGGACCCTTCACCGCCGTAAACTTGATCGGCCCCACCTTCGGCATAATCCAGATCAGCCCCGCCAGCGAGTACGTCCCGATCCCCGGCTTCGCCCGGTATTGCTCCCAGTTATTCTCCGCATCCACCTTCGCCAGCTCCGCCGTCAGTCGCTGCATCTCCGGCGAATCCATCACCGGCGGCTCGTGCTTTTTGTGCAGAACAGTCACCGCATACGACACCCGCGGGATAAAGCTTCGCACCGCGAACCGATACCCCTTCACGTTCACCTTCCTCCCCTTGCCCTTTGAGAAGTCCTCCGCAAGCCCATACGTCTGGTAGAACGCCAGCTCCAGCTGCCGCTGCGGAACCTCCAGCCCCACATGCTTCAGGTAGTACATCGGAGCAAACCTTCGATGCGCAATCTCGTTAATGTCGAACGCATACTCCGTCCGCACATGCTCCGACGGTCCTTGCGCATAGTTCACCGTGCCTCCGTAGCGCTTCGCCAGCTTCGGAAACTCTACCGGCACTGCATGGTTCGTCGCCTCCGAGTGACCAATACTGTCCCCGATAAAGTGCGACAGCGCTCCCACCGCGAACGCCAGTTCGTCCGCGTTCCCCGCATTGCGAAACAGGTTCACTACAAAGTCCCCCGACCGCACATAATGCGTCAGGTTCGAGAAGAACGAATCGCCAAACGGATAGTAGCCAATGTCCTGGATCACGCACCCGCCGTACGCATACGCCCGCGCATGCTCGATCTGGGCGTCGGTCAGCGTGGGGTACCTGCTCTTCAGCAGAGGAACAATCGACGCGTCCCACGTCAGGTCGATCAGCTGCTCGTGCGTCAGCAGCGAGTAGCCGCCTGCGGAAGGCGCCGCAAACAGACAAAGGAGAAGAACCGCAGTACGAACCCGTGAGATCGTTTGCATTCGTTCTGCCGCACAGTATCGGAGAGGCGGCTTTTCCTATGACGATAAAAGCGGCTCTCGCGATGGCCGTTCGCAAACAAACAAAAGGGCGCAGCCGAAGCCGCGCCCCTCCTTCGCAATCCGAATGCCGAACTCTTAGTGCGCCGCCCACTCGATCTTCGAGAGGTCGATGCCCTCCTTCACCATCTCGTACAACGGGCTCAGTTCACGCAGCTTCTTCACGACGTCGATAACCTTGTCGGCCACATAATCGACCTCGGCCCTGGTGTTGAAGCGTCCCAGACCAAACCGGATCGAACTGTGCGCCACATCGTCACCCAGACCGAGCGCTTTCAGCACGTAGCTCGGCTCGAGCGTCGCGGAGGTGCAGGCCGAACCCGACGAAACCGCGACGTCGTTGATGCCCATCAGCAGGCTCTCGCCCTCGACGTACACAAAGCTCATGTTGAGGTTGCCGGGCAGGTGGTGCTCCATGTTGCCGTTGACGTGGACGTAGTCGAGAGCGGACTCAAGCTTGTTCTTCAGGTAGTCACGCAGATCGGTCTCGCGCTTCGCCTCGGCCTCCATCTCACTCTGGCAGATCTCGGCCGCCGCACCCAGGCCAACGATTCCCGGCACGTTCAGTGTG encodes:
- a CDS encoding ScyD/ScyE family protein, which translates into the protein MNRYFMSKVPIAMVVLLLTCSAWAQSVTTTVIATGLNRPRGLKFGPDGALYVAEAGTGGPNGPFNCQQVPAPVGPTHGGPTARISKITGINQRTTVVDGLPSGINSLHPPGVLGVADVAFIGDTLFALLVGGGCSHGNPATPNGVIKVDVDHGTFSYVANLSAFEMATPIANPGPSLDDFEPDGTWYGMVAVRGQLYATEPNHQWIVRISPDTGEIQLLADISGSSQDWVGPTGITYKGNFFFGNLATFPIHPGSANVFKLTPSGNFKTWAEGLTTVVGLAFDSRDRLYVLELSDAPGNPTPGAGKLVRISPSGQAEDIKTGLVLPTAMTIGPDDAIYISNFGAAAPGLGQILRVEVKD
- a CDS encoding metal-dependent hydrolase; amino-acid sequence: MEPVTHLLTGAVLARTGFNRKAAYATLAMTLAAEAPDLDVLWGFKGPVAALEHHRGWTHALIGLPFEAAIVVGAIWLVHRWRRSSKSETKAPVRWGLLYSFSLIALLSHLLLDWTNNYGLRPFFPFDPRWFAGSFVFLFEPVMFLLLLMALLAPPLFGLVSSEVGARRQPFGGRGWAFTALAGIVLLWGLRAYERQQAMALAKSFDYGAPVMRVWADPYPVNPFRWQTIAETATTYHIAAVDTLSGNVTSSSQADVFYKPPTTLATLVAKRSWLGQVYLDWSKPFTLVTDTGVNADGLTVVTFRNLRFVNDTPLIAGSERTPLTGSVYINEDRRLDHMEMDGHVQH
- a CDS encoding TonB-dependent receptor plug domain-containing protein; the protein is MTKLYISSLFLCAAIAAAQQGSHPAPAPVQQSVEVTTSIPPIPLSESNRAVQTIETREQPLLVPGVVDFLRQDTSLNVQARAPLGVQADLSIRGTTFEQSLILVDGLRVDDPETGHLNLDIPVPLDAVSRIEVLHGSGSTFYGSDAIGGAVNFLTARPDHMSIVARSGAGNYGSLEQHLRADYSSAGFAEELTAGRDTSDGFMADRNYSSNAAASESWFTLFGKNTTDVLLAASDRPYGANQFYGPYDSWERTKGWFAAIQQQLGERTSASFAYRRHTDLFVLLQDNPDYYRNNHITGAWQSAARRADSFGANTTLSYGLEATGDSIHSTNLGVHARNQGAGYANLSLRSLGRLSLSIGAREQVFSGGDSVFSPSIAAAYAMTSTLRARASVGHGYRLPTYLDLYYSDPTTIGNPNLKPESSWSYEGGIDWSPSRAPFTLTATGFSLHQKNGIDYSKFDLSRPWQATNVANFAYNGAEADLRVHLPRSQRLQLSYTAVQATSPPHGLISEYAFNYAAQSALLAWSADLPAQISARTQLAVIQKTTQSPYALWDVALARNSGRVRPYLRLLNLSNTSYQEIPGVPLQGRTIMGGAEVNWSAQHR
- a CDS encoding MarR family winged helix-turn-helix transcriptional regulator produces the protein MEASLNAILRQEELTFFESLTLAAIFFEQTGEIKPSNLAETFQTTRGNVSHCISSLEAKGLVKRKIDPDDARALKLVLSSTGRKRAVRVAGILDRMQSRLEEAIGEVKLEEMLARMSAVEEHCSRLAVAARGKD
- a CDS encoding dihydroorotase, producing the protein MSNLLIRNGRLIDPANGVDAPRDLLLREGRVAAVEPPGTLDGVEAETIDAAGMIVAPGLIDVHVHLREPGQTYKETIATGTLAAAAGGFTSVVAMPNTTPVNDSVAGLEWMLDGARGAHVRLFAMPAATQGSMGVELTDFEALRKAGAVGFTDDGKPVLEDQVMRAALIAAARAEVPVSQHAEDTRLTGGCSMNAGTVAFRLGLRGMTVGAESRIVERDIELLRQIERTEGLRPHLHVQHVSTARALELIREAKSEGLHVTCEVTPHHFTLTDEAVGDYNTNAKMNPPLRAEGDRLAMIAGLVDGTVDCIATDHAPHASHEKEQEFERAPNGITGLETALGLALRVLHREHGLSLTRIMALMSAAPASTLGLAGRGTLGLGHFGDVVIFDAGAEWVFDAKATRSKSRNTPFDGAGMLGRVRATICEGRVVYRNWG